From Pseudobdellovibrio exovorus JSS, a single genomic window includes:
- a CDS encoding SWIM zinc finger family protein — MSTENWEHFFKPEVRSSGRALFTQGKTSLSQPSDTEVVAFMRTTPPFKVSLKSNAVSSPTLFVDCNCPAGKKDLFCKHIWATLLATEGKNPDFFESKLEIEKMTSASHVKAKPTAQSQAWEEKKAALKEKQSLLRKIQYQKQKLRLKEMKHSKKSIPNEPSFPKDVENSLVYFSQNGFELRTELTQELVSAAKKKLSLVFHPDRNGSHVEIIELNKHADVLMRYVKKITATDEA; from the coding sequence ATGTCGACTGAAAACTGGGAACATTTCTTTAAACCTGAAGTCCGCTCAAGCGGCCGCGCACTGTTTACGCAAGGCAAAACATCTCTATCACAACCGTCTGATACCGAAGTTGTTGCGTTTATGCGAACAACTCCGCCGTTTAAAGTCAGTTTAAAATCAAATGCAGTTTCAAGCCCCACTCTGTTTGTAGATTGCAACTGCCCAGCTGGAAAGAAGGATCTTTTCTGCAAACATATCTGGGCCACACTATTAGCTACAGAAGGTAAAAATCCTGATTTCTTCGAATCTAAATTAGAAATAGAAAAAATGACCTCAGCGTCTCATGTGAAAGCAAAGCCAACAGCCCAGTCCCAAGCATGGGAAGAAAAAAAAGCAGCACTCAAAGAAAAACAAAGCTTACTTCGCAAAATCCAATATCAAAAGCAAAAGCTGCGCCTTAAAGAAATGAAGCATTCCAAAAAAAGTATTCCGAATGAACCCTCTTTCCCAAAAGACGTTGAAAACTCTTTGGTGTATTTTTCGCAAAATGGCTTTGAATTAAGAACTGAATTAACCCAAGAGCTCGTCAGCGCCGCCAAGAAAAAACTATCGCTGGTATTTCACCCTGATCGCAATGGAAGCCACGTAGAAATTATTGAATTAAATAAGCATGCTGATGTTTTAATGAGATATGTAAAAAAAATAACAGCTACAGACGAAGCTTAA
- a CDS encoding EamA family transporter: MIVHSNTEEMKSGSTTQGVLFVALGASSYGMLSTIVKLAYQHGFTTAEVVIAQFVWGLLFLTVFDYLFNKKGKAPTSQDTLQLLIAGIPLGLTSLLYYTSVKYINASIAVVLLMQSVWIGVVVESIHSRRWPSMAKALGVVLVLFGTVLATNALNASSGSLDIRGVIFGFLSALSFSWTLFSNSAVASHLPVIKRSQLMVSGGMMVALVFSFLTQIAPYYLNFELLNQDMIQSQAFNFSIFSGYGLLVALFGTVMPPLLLNKGFPIIGVGLGSIVASAELPCAVLIAFALLHETVNASQWLGVVIILAAIVVLNYRIVGTAKETLGEPHQNH; this comes from the coding sequence ATGATAGTTCACTCGAACACTGAAGAAATGAAATCTGGAAGTACGACTCAAGGAGTTTTATTCGTTGCACTGGGCGCCTCAAGTTACGGCATGCTATCCACCATTGTGAAGCTGGCATATCAACACGGGTTTACGACGGCCGAAGTGGTGATAGCTCAGTTTGTCTGGGGCCTTTTGTTTTTAACAGTCTTCGATTACCTCTTTAATAAAAAAGGCAAAGCTCCCACATCTCAGGATACGCTTCAGTTACTTATTGCGGGGATACCATTAGGACTTACGAGTCTACTTTACTACACATCAGTGAAGTATATTAACGCCTCTATTGCCGTGGTGTTATTAATGCAGTCGGTATGGATTGGCGTCGTTGTCGAGTCTATTCACAGTCGTCGGTGGCCCAGTATGGCGAAAGCTTTAGGCGTCGTGCTGGTTCTATTTGGAACAGTCCTTGCGACCAATGCTTTAAATGCATCTTCTGGATCTTTAGATATTCGTGGAGTCATCTTTGGGTTCTTATCAGCCCTATCTTTTAGTTGGACACTTTTTTCAAACAGCGCTGTGGCTTCACACTTGCCTGTTATTAAACGCAGTCAGTTGATGGTCAGTGGCGGGATGATGGTAGCTCTGGTGTTTTCATTTCTGACACAGATTGCTCCGTACTATTTAAATTTTGAATTGCTGAATCAAGACATGATTCAAAGTCAGGCGTTTAATTTTTCGATTTTTTCTGGCTATGGTTTGTTAGTCGCACTTTTTGGTACGGTGATGCCGCCGTTATTGCTCAATAAAGGCTTTCCAATAATCGGCGTGGGGCTTGGCAGTATTGTGGCTTCAGCAGAGCTTCCCTGTGCTGTTCTAATTGCCTTTGCTCTGCTACATGAAACAGTAAATGCCAGCCAGTGGCTCGGAGTGGTGATTATCCTTGCTGCCATTGTCGTTTTAAATTACCGCATTGTTGGGACAGCTAAAGAGACTTTGGGTGAACCTCATCAAAATCACTAA
- a CDS encoding DNA-binding protein produces the protein MPTRSSNWSEDVSQELRDTNYAQSFLLALLDEGDDLQTALGRLIRLYGVKEYAQLVEMEDSAIQRAINPAHNPTKGTLEKLLAPLKLSLGVKPAA, from the coding sequence ATGCCAACAAGAAGCAGTAATTGGAGCGAAGATGTTTCGCAAGAGCTTCGAGACACCAACTATGCGCAAAGCTTTTTATTGGCTCTGTTGGACGAGGGTGACGACTTACAGACGGCATTGGGAAGGCTGATTCGCCTGTATGGAGTTAAAGAGTATGCACAGTTGGTTGAAATGGAAGATTCTGCGATTCAAAGAGCAATCAATCCGGCTCATAATCCAACAAAAGGCACGCTCGAAAAACTTTTGGCTCCATTAAAGCTCAGTCTCGGGGTAAAGCCAGCAGCTTGA
- a CDS encoding bifunctional methionine sulfoxide reductase B/A protein: MKKFVLLAFFCAGLYLGLKWTHQFSPSSIRQPAEQTATSSTSIPQSEKRDYKKPSEQELKKRLTPQQYSCTQEAGTEPPFKNAYWDHKEDGIYVDIVSGEPLFSSLDKYDSGSGWPSFTKPIDTRHLKFKSDFKIGYERKEVLSSSAGSHLGHVFDDGPKEAGGLRYCINSASLKFIPLADMQKLGYGAYLFDFAKKKSWEVATFAGGCFWGVEDLLRKQSGVLETQVGYTGGDLKNATYEIVKLGKTGHAEAVQILFDPKKTSYEKLLTYFFKIHDPTTMNRQGNDVGTQYRSVVFYSSPEQKATFEKVKQRIEKSKAWKKPIVTQLQQLSDFWRAEDYHQSYLQKVPNGYTCHFERKIEF, from the coding sequence ATGAAAAAGTTCGTCCTTCTAGCGTTCTTTTGTGCAGGATTATACCTCGGTCTTAAATGGACTCATCAATTTAGTCCCTCGTCTATACGACAACCAGCAGAGCAAACGGCAACGTCATCTACATCAATACCTCAATCTGAAAAACGGGATTATAAAAAGCCTTCCGAACAAGAACTGAAAAAACGTCTGACACCACAGCAGTACAGTTGTACACAGGAAGCCGGAACAGAACCTCCATTTAAAAATGCCTATTGGGATCACAAGGAAGATGGCATTTATGTCGACATTGTTTCAGGAGAACCTTTATTCAGTTCCTTAGACAAATACGATTCTGGTTCTGGCTGGCCCAGCTTCACTAAACCTATCGACACCAGACATCTAAAGTTCAAATCTGACTTCAAAATAGGCTATGAAAGAAAAGAGGTCCTTTCTAGTAGCGCCGGATCTCATCTAGGTCATGTATTCGACGATGGCCCAAAAGAAGCAGGAGGATTACGCTACTGTATCAATTCAGCTTCCCTAAAATTCATACCTTTAGCTGATATGCAAAAGCTCGGCTATGGAGCCTACCTATTTGATTTTGCAAAAAAGAAATCGTGGGAGGTCGCCACGTTTGCTGGTGGCTGTTTCTGGGGCGTTGAAGATTTACTACGTAAACAAAGCGGAGTCCTTGAAACACAGGTCGGCTATACTGGTGGAGATCTAAAAAATGCCACCTATGAAATCGTTAAACTCGGAAAAACAGGTCATGCTGAGGCGGTACAAATTCTTTTTGACCCTAAAAAAACATCTTACGAAAAACTCCTGACTTATTTTTTCAAAATCCACGACCCGACAACCATGAATCGCCAAGGCAATGATGTGGGGACACAATATCGCTCGGTCGTTTTTTATTCATCACCAGAACAGAAAGCCACATTTGAAAAAGTCAAACAGCGTATAGAAAAATCCAAGGCATGGAAAAAGCCTATCGTGACGCAACTACAGCAACTCAGCGACTTTTGGCGCGCTGAAGACTATCATCAAAGTTATCTACAAAAAGTACCGAATGGCTACACCTGCCACTTCGAAAGAAAGATTGAGTTTTGA
- a CDS encoding type II toxin-antitoxin system RelE/ParE family toxin, giving the protein MIHIKSRPYIIKIFHQESGKAPYSEWIRTLDDSVRARVAARIARFEDGHFGDYKAVGDGVLEARFFFGSGHRVYFSVHGDEIILLLNGGDKSTQADDIEKAKELLKTYLEDQDANKKQ; this is encoded by the coding sequence ATGATACATATTAAATCAAGGCCTTATATCATCAAGATTTTTCACCAAGAGAGTGGCAAGGCTCCTTATTCGGAATGGATTAGGACTCTGGATGACTCAGTTCGCGCCCGAGTAGCGGCAAGAATTGCTCGCTTTGAAGATGGTCACTTCGGTGATTACAAGGCTGTTGGTGATGGTGTTCTGGAAGCAAGATTCTTTTTTGGTTCAGGACACAGGGTTTATTTCTCTGTTCATGGTGACGAGATAATCTTGCTACTGAATGGTGGAGATAAATCTACGCAGGCAGATGACATTGAAAAGGCGAAAGAGTTGTTAAAGACTTATTTGGAGGATCAAGATGCCAACAAGAAGCAGTAA
- a CDS encoding DUF1456 family protein: MLNNDVLRSLRYIINVNDQKLIEIIELAGLKVPLADIQSFLKNEEDPQYSICSDVIMAHFLDGLIYYKRGKDESKPPMPFEFPISNNLVLKKLRVAFQLKEPDLHELLELADYPLGRAEMSAFLRKKDHSNYRECGDQVLRYFLKGLKIKFRGKD, from the coding sequence ATGCTTAATAACGATGTTCTTCGCAGTCTTCGCTACATTATTAATGTAAATGATCAAAAGCTTATCGAAATTATCGAACTGGCAGGTCTTAAAGTTCCTTTAGCCGATATACAGAGCTTCTTAAAAAACGAGGAAGATCCGCAATATTCAATCTGTAGTGATGTGATCATGGCCCATTTCTTAGATGGCCTTATTTATTACAAACGGGGCAAGGATGAGTCAAAACCGCCGATGCCATTTGAGTTTCCAATATCAAATAATTTAGTTTTAAAAAAACTGCGCGTGGCCTTTCAACTGAAAGAACCGGATTTGCACGAATTGCTTGAACTAGCCGATTATCCCTTGGGCCGCGCTGAGATGAGCGCCTTTCTAAGAAAAAAGGACCACAGCAACTACCGCGAATGCGGCGATCAGGTTTTGCGCTATTTCTTAAAAGGTTTGAAAATTAAGTTCCGCGGAAAAGACTAA
- the rpoD gene encoding RNA polymerase sigma factor RpoD — protein MSEKNSKENTKVLSIAEQEALAKEEVQKLIKLQKEKGRVTIEEINESLPPEVVAMGVLDAFMQSLEANGVVITEHTETTRSEEKEEFLSEVDKEEDEDDEDVATGEDVKGSDPVRLYLRKMGSVSLLTRDGEVEIAKRIERGEREIVKSMLLSPLGTYEIINLGKRLDEGRIKVKSIFRGLEDEDTQYDEKEYIEKIHQLMNIVTEYQTATEKYFIQLRDEGLNLNTRNKVMEELKVLNQQLMSNFESINFNRKTINRVVIKFKNLVSRMGTLRRRIKDGVEKTFSKDVPSMVERLKLIESNEKELAKMTRDTGLSFGRFRSYVIQAQEAEVRLKRLHEDTAMNFKWIQETYTAIWKGEREADLAKSELVEANLRLVVSIAKKYTNRGLQFLDLIQEGNIGLMKAVDKFEYRRGFKFSTYATWWIRQAITRAIADQARTIRIPVHMIETINKLVRTQRLLIQELGREATPEEIADKMDMPVDKVRKVLKIAKEPISLETPVGEEEDSHLGDFIEDKKVINPAEAIVNLNLAEQTRRVLSTLTPREEKVLRMRFGIGEESDHTLEEVGQDFNVTRERIRQIEAKALRKLRHPSRSNKLKTFVDS, from the coding sequence ATGTCCGAAAAAAATTCCAAAGAAAATACAAAAGTTCTTTCGATTGCCGAGCAGGAAGCTTTAGCCAAAGAAGAAGTACAAAAGCTAATTAAGCTACAAAAAGAAAAAGGCCGTGTGACGATCGAAGAGATCAACGAAAGCCTTCCACCAGAAGTAGTGGCTATGGGCGTATTGGATGCGTTCATGCAATCTCTGGAAGCGAATGGTGTTGTGATCACAGAACACACTGAAACTACACGTTCAGAAGAGAAAGAAGAATTCTTATCTGAAGTTGATAAAGAAGAAGATGAAGACGATGAAGACGTAGCGACGGGTGAAGATGTTAAGGGAAGTGACCCTGTTCGTCTTTACTTACGCAAAATGGGATCTGTGTCTTTATTGACTCGTGATGGTGAAGTTGAAATCGCAAAACGTATCGAACGCGGTGAGCGCGAGATCGTAAAATCGATGTTGTTATCTCCGTTGGGAACGTACGAGATCATCAATTTAGGTAAACGCTTAGATGAAGGGCGTATTAAAGTAAAATCAATCTTCCGTGGTTTGGAAGATGAGGACACCCAATACGACGAAAAAGAGTATATCGAAAAAATTCATCAGTTGATGAACATCGTAACTGAGTACCAAACAGCAACCGAGAAATACTTTATTCAATTGCGCGATGAAGGCTTAAACCTGAATACGCGTAATAAAGTAATGGAAGAGTTGAAAGTTCTGAATCAGCAATTGATGTCGAACTTTGAATCGATCAACTTCAATCGTAAAACAATCAATCGCGTGGTGATTAAGTTTAAAAACTTAGTGAGCCGTATGGGAACTTTACGTCGCCGTATTAAAGATGGTGTTGAAAAAACATTCTCGAAAGATGTGCCTTCGATGGTTGAGCGTTTGAAACTGATCGAATCGAACGAAAAAGAGTTGGCGAAAATGACTCGCGACACAGGTTTGTCGTTTGGTCGTTTCCGTTCATACGTGATTCAAGCTCAAGAAGCGGAAGTGCGCTTAAAACGCCTTCACGAAGACACAGCGATGAATTTCAAATGGATCCAAGAAACTTACACGGCTATCTGGAAAGGTGAACGTGAAGCGGATCTTGCGAAATCTGAACTAGTTGAAGCGAATTTACGTCTAGTTGTTTCTATTGCAAAAAAATACACGAATCGTGGCTTACAATTCTTGGATTTGATTCAAGAAGGTAATATCGGTTTGATGAAAGCCGTTGATAAGTTCGAATATCGTCGTGGTTTCAAATTTTCGACTTATGCGACATGGTGGATTCGTCAGGCGATCACTCGTGCGATTGCCGATCAGGCGCGTACGATCCGTATTCCAGTTCACATGATCGAAACGATTAACAAATTGGTGCGTACACAGCGTCTGTTGATTCAGGAATTAGGCCGCGAGGCGACTCCTGAAGAGATCGCAGACAAAATGGACATGCCGGTTGATAAGGTACGCAAGGTCCTTAAAATCGCAAAAGAGCCGATCAGCTTAGAGACTCCGGTAGGTGAAGAAGAAGATTCTCACTTAGGGGACTTTATCGAAGATAAAAAGGTAATCAATCCTGCAGAAGCGATTGTGAATCTGAACTTGGCTGAACAAACTCGTCGTGTGTTGTCGACATTGACTCCACGTGAAGAGAAAGTTCTGCGTATGCGTTTCGGTATCGGTGAAGAGTCTGACCACACTTTGGAAGAAGTGGGACAAGATTTCAACGTAACTCGTGAGCGTATTCGTCAGATCGAGGCTAAGGCGCTACGCAAGTTGCGTCATCCGAGCCGCTCGAACAAGTTGAAGACTTTTGTTGATAGCTAG